The Rhizoctonia solani chromosome 4, complete sequence genome contains a region encoding:
- a CDS encoding kinetochore protein spc7, giving the protein MGSWNESSMDVMEFEIPRPTEDIVQGYSSTWDQHVMDIDYDVSQGLFLILDTNFLIKHLSLLDTVAKKVLEKGSRIPPLFFVLPGVVVDELDYQSKYGVRERAVAATNWLQDQIQIRLRTGQGVLRAQKEDETLRGGKSWRNLRGRGENDNIILDCCLYFARLNGGQVRLLSQDRNLSLKATISEIPTMSISKNMSTIDFLKEVLPGLRWDPPSAPATPIDRSSSASRWAGPPSRSRSTPRVVVPEPSLNLSTHDVIHDNDIDMDDISRSPMAYSPYPPSKHEPVYAQIYEDPLENLVGNLRRNGVLSRAVGPTSCPYPESPRQALSRISESIPASVLYFISERNEAGYRAGGIRMWSIGDIEEATSTLERLFHEMKKQDSDQDQDQVSARKALLLSHRTLYIILALSVMNNLWRQSIAVPSGTNKENGSRVAKMKRTHSIGGPMDAYKGANIGADGLSPRRRKRRSMVPRKSILKMHNDEEETMDMTTVVGGINSDMTMGRKSLARRVSFAAMAQVRMFEPTVNSNATASSPSHSSSPAAPHTSNDAPTPQKSPVSTRRANSVEAGEASMELDDESMEGGDSFGAGDDEPQEFDGGEGAGEDSMDLTDTYQIGTPSRRRSSAPLGPLPPLDRSIERHNHRAKEDSRTQESTSDKDNGEYLVKTGKSIVPRRKSEAWAELQSLTNAGGSDMDEDSTGSTMNSDTGGGFIPASQESSGNAGFSSQGTGFSSQGTYSVVSSQEGDIGLEDAISRLRAARQSMGAGAADMSIDDEDGQSSSSGDFEGGYDDDDRTMDVTAVTGGLRFTEDDDEDEEPEPESEKIPSEPSQSADKPPEPTPAFKFFSQPEAASRVEITAQALATNLPTFAIDPPPPAVPQTGAAPSAPFTFTFPSPSKPTEKPAAAPKPTATVPAFSFDIAPSEIAPSSAEPAERTPSIGSMQSAPPSAGPSKLTPPADPQPVARSPITFEVSQSPIRAPPATWSPRNAPRPFEFKLGTPRPGTPKVVEAPARATSAPPTPKRSREEVEAEPSAKRVALEAGSKKAADGPAKPPRRRSFAPRMSIMGRPGARLSIIPAEPEPEVESEPIQLPTPESVQPPSPLLPQPSLPMREPSPAQPSRPRTPEPLPSLREGSPRPAAAALEEIRISSPLRSRVSSVGINIPPKSPAQWRTGGGQPEADLDDVPTISASEFLKMTRISFMDGLTVKRRSTIGLGILSRRKSGEKDPVAGVADYITAMTIGVPQLETYNYAAKELKEYISNGKKAIRILEEDLDANNPYLFKEYLASGEEDRRALEETLGGHKEAMRMRSKMSWYKWRHNFVTEMQATAIGKPNYFSREQHAKLKAQLAAERAAVEAAKDCDPEIMSELKVGIAEQSAQIESYKTDIQSSTVKLEKLKAKLGEAEGDKQTLQDQIRVHQEKLDALHPTVEIVNLREEFEKLQRLHLWHAVKLEEKFIELRYDDHYRVQMDCVAFKPIPSGCRILVIPPKGKQTDEFPVLSELVLDLAQAMIRRIQNLNLKKVVRMLGRLWTSVSHLRCNLRLLAMKYPVTITRADCGFGFKATTRVRFPSAKGLTKITFIFQEQHIRDWGKQLNTLDVDVEVVFGKLDRNLLIDVIRERFSDAIIEESYGLLLDACADAIACTEEQ; this is encoded by the exons ATGGGATCTTGGAACGAGTCTTCAATGGATGTCATGGAATTTGAGATTCCTCGCCCGACCGAGGATATTGTTCAGGGATATAGCAGTACTTGGGACCAGCATGTAATGGACATAGACTACGAT GTTTCTCAAGGATTATTCCTAATACTCGACACCAACTTTCTTATAAAGCATCTTTCTCTCCTTGACACTGTTGCCAAGAAAGTCTTAGAAAAGGGAAGTCGTATTCCCCCATTGTTCTTTGTCCTCCCTGGTGTTGTGGTGGATGAACTAGACTATCAGTCAAAGTATGGTGTGCGAGAACGTGCGGTTGCAGCGACAAATTGGCTTCAAGATCAAATCCAAATACGACTTCGTACCGGACAAGGCGTGCTCAGGGCTCAGAAAGAGGATGAGACTCTTAGGGGCGGAAAGTCGTGGCGCAACTTAAGGGGGAGGGGT GAAAACGATAACATAATTTTGGATTGTTGTCTGTATTTTGCTCGATTGAACGGGGGCCAAGTCCGCTTGCTTTCTCAGGATCGAAATCTTTCCCTCAAGGCGACAATATCCG AAATTCCTACCATGTCCATCTCGAAGAACATGTCAACAATAGACTTTCTGAAAGAGGTCTTGCCTGGATTGCGCTGGGATCCTCCTTCGGCACCCGCGACCC CCATTGACAGGTCTTCTTCTGCTTCACGCTGGGCAGGGCCTCCATCACGATCTCGAAGTACTCCTCGTGTCGTGGTTCCGGAGCCGTCGCTGAATCTATCAACTCACGATGTGATTCATGACAATGACATCGACATGGACGACATATCAAGATCACCAATGGCGTATTCGCCTTATCCACCTTCAAAACATGAACCGGTGTATGCGCAGATTTATGAGGATCCACTGGAGAACTTGGTGGGAAATCTCAGACGAAATGGAGTTTTATCGAGGGCAGTGGG GCCAACGTCATGTCCTTACCCTGAATCTCCACGTCAAGCATTATCAAGGATATCTGAATCTATTCCGGCGAGTGTGTTGTACTTTATATCGGAGCGAAACGAGGCTGGATATCGAGCGGGAGGGATTCGCATGTGGAGTATAGGGGATATCGAGGAAGCGACATCGACGCTCGAACGGCTGTTTCACGAGATGAAGAAACAGGACAGTGATCAAGACCAAGACCAAGTTTCTGCACGGAAGGCTCTG TTGCTCTCTCATCGAACGCTTTACATAATTCTGGCTCTATCTGTTATGAACAACTTGTG GCGGCAATCAATAGCAGTGCCCTCTGGCACCAACAAAGAAAACGGGAGTAGAGTTGCCAAGATGAAGCGCACACATAGTATTGGTGGACCCATGGATGCCTATAAAGGAGCGAATATCGGGGCAGATGGCTTGAGTCCACGCAGGCGCAAGAGGCGGAGTATG GTACCTCGCAAGTCGATCTTGAAGATGCACAACGACGAGGAGGAGACGATGGATATGACCACTGTTGTCGGTGGCATCAACTCGGACATGACCATGGGCAGGAAGAGCCTTGCCCGCAGAGTCAGTTTTGCTGCAATGGCTCAGGTTCG GATGTTCGAGCCGACAGTAAACTCGAACGCCACGGCATCATCCCCCTCCCACTCCTCATCCCCCGCTGCACCTCACACATCAAATGACGCCCCAACCCCCCAGAAGAGCCCTGTCTCAACACGCCGAGCGAACAGTGTAGAGGCTGGTGAAGCATCGATGGAACTTGACGACGAGAGCATGGAGGGCGGAGATAGCTTTGGAGCTGGAGATGACGAGCCACAAGAATTTGATGGCGGCGAAGGAGCGGGGGAAGATAGCATGGACTTGACCGATACCTATCAGATAGGTACTCCTTCTAGACGTCGGTCATCAGCACCTCTTGGACCGCTTCCGCCTTTGGACAGGAGTATCGAAAGACACAACCATCGTGCCAAAGAAGACAGCCGTACACAGGAGTCCACTTCAGACAAGGACAACGGCGAATATCTGGTCAAAACTGGCAAATCAATTGTTCCTCGTCGAAAGAGCGAAGCTTGGGCCGAGCTTCAAAGCCTTACGAATGCAGGAGGAAGTGACATGGATGAGGACAGTACTGGGAGCACTATGAACTCGGATACAGGGGGAGGCTTTATTCCAGCCTCTCAAGAGTCTTCGGGGAATGCTGGTTTCAGTTCGCAGGGAACTGGTTTCAGTTCACAGGGGACTTATTCGGTGGTCAGTTCACAGGAGGGAGATATAGGACTGGAGGATGCAATCTCACGTCTACGGGCTGCCAGACAAAGTATGGGCGCTGGAGCAGCTGATATGTCAATTGATGATGAAGACGGCCAATCAAGTTCCAGCGGCGACTTTGAAGGTGGatacgacgacgacgatcgCACTATGGATGTTACCGCTGTAACGGGTGGGCTGAGGTTTACCGAGGACgacgatgaagatgaagagcCCGAGCCCGAGTCTGAAAAGATACCTTCCGAACCCTCCCAGTCCGCCGACAAGCCTCCTGAACCTACCCCAGCATTTAAGTTCTTTTCACAGCCAGAAGCAGCGAGCAGAGTAGAGATTACTGCCCAGGCGTTAGCAACGAATCTGCCCACGTTCGCAATCGACCCCCCTCCGCCCGCTGTTCCTCAAACTGGCGCTGCCCCCTCCGCTCCCTTTACATTTACATTCCCCTCTCCGTCCAAACCGACAGAAAAGCCGGCTGCAGCCCCTAAACCGACCGCAACAGTTCCTGCCTTTTCTTTCGATATTGCGCCTTCTGAAATCGCACCCTCTTCTGCTGAGCCAGCCGAAAGGACGCCCAGTATTGGTTCAATGCAATCAGCACCACCTTCTGCCGGACCTTCGAAGCTCACGCCTCCAGCTGATCCTCAACCTGTAGCACGCTCCCCAATTACGTTTGAAGTATCCCAATCACCTATTCGTGCTCCACCGGCTACATGGAGCCCACGCAATGCCCCTCGTCCCTTTGAATTTAAACTGGGAACACCACGTC CTGGGACACCCAAGGTTGTTGAGGCCCCTGCCCGTGCTACATCTGCTCCGCCTACCCCCAAACGCTCAAGGGAAGAAGTTGAAGCAGAGCCCTCTGCCAAGCGTGTAGCACTGGAAGCAGGAAGCAAGAAGGCTGCTGATGGGCCCGCAAAGCCGCCTCGTAGGCGGAGCTTCGCCCCTCGTATGTCAATTATGGGCCGTCCTGGGGCCAGGCTCTCGATCATCCCGGCGGAACCTGAACCCGAGGTCGAATCTGAGCCTATCCAACTTCCTACTCCCGAGTCTGTCCAGCCACCTAGCCCTTTGCTTCCTCAACCATCCTTACCTATGCGTGAGCCTTCGCCCGCTCAGCCTTCACGCCCTAGGACTCCCGAGCCACTTCCGTCGCTCAGGGAAGGCTCCCCTCGACCAGCTGCTGCTGCTCTCGAGGAAATTAGAATTTCGAGTCCGCTGCGGTCGCGCGTTAGTTCAGTAGGAATTAACATTCCTCCCAAGTCACCCGCTCAATGGAGAACTGGTGGTGGACAGCCCGAAGCTGACCTCGATGAT GTGCCTACCATCTCAGCAAGTGAATTCTTAAAAATGACTCGAATCTCGTTTATGGATGGCCTAACCGTAAAGCGACGATCGACTATTGGATTGGGAATATTGAGTCGAAGGAAGAGTGGCGAGAAGGACCCAGTAGCTGGTGTTGCAGATTATATCACCGCGATGACTATTGGCGTTCCTCAGTTGGAGACGTACAACTAT GCTGCCAAAGAACTCAAGGAGTATATTTCTAATGGGAAAAAGGCGATCAGGATTCTCGAAGAAGACTTGGATGCAAACAACCCTTATTTGTTCAAGGAGTATCTTGCCAGCGGGGAAGAAGATCGTAGGGCTCTTGAGGAGACCTTAGGAGGACACAAGGAAGCGATGCGCATGCGCTCCAAAATGTCATGGTATAAATGGCGGCACAACTTTGTCACGGAGATGCAGGCTACCGCGATAGGGAAACCGAATTACTTCAGCAG AGAACAGCATGCCAAGTTGAAGGCTCAACTGGCAGCAGAACGCGCTGCCGTTGAAGCTGCAAAAGATTGCGATCCTGAGATTATGAGTGAGCTCAAAGTTGGGATTGCCGAGCAAAG CGCGCAGATCGAGAGTTATAAAACAGACATCCAAAGCAGCACTGTGAAACTGGAAAAGCTTAAAGCCAAACTTGGGGAAGCCGAAGGTGATAAGCAGACCCTTCAGGATCAAATCCGGGTTCATCAGGAGAAACTTGATGCGTTACATCCAACTGTTGAGATTGTGAATCTCCGAG AGGAGTTTGAAAAACTTCAGCGATTGCACCTATGGCATGCTGTGAAGCTCGAGGAGAAGTTCATCGAACTGCGCTATGATGATCATTATCGAGTTCAGATGGATTGTGTTGCGTTTAAACCGATCCCCTCTGGCTGTCGCATACTTGTTATCCCACCCAAAGGGAAACAGACCGACGAATTCCCAGTACTGAGTGAACTCGTATTGGATCTAGCACAAGCAATGATACGACGGATTCAGAActtgaacttgaagaag GTCGTAAGGATGCTGGGTCGTCTCTGGACATCTGTGTCACATTTGCGATGCAATCTTCGGTTGCTGGCAATGAAGTACCCCGTAACGATTACTCGGGCGGATTGCGGCTTTGGATTCAAGGCAACAACGCGTGTTCGTTTTCCTAGTGCCAAAGGTCTCACCAAGATTACATTCATTTTCCAAGAACAACACATTCGCGATTGGGGAAAGCAGTTGAATACATTGGACGTGGATGTTGAGGTAGTATTTGGGAAACTAGA CCGCAACCTCCTTATTGACGTGATTCGAGAACGTTTTTCCGACGCAATCATTGAGGAGAGCTATGGGCTACTCCTGGATGCCTGTGCTGATGCAATAGCTTGCACCGAAGAGCAATGA
- a CDS encoding phosphoribosylaminoimidazole-succinocarboxamide synthase, whose protein sequence is MAITATKDLLPELTLVSQGKVRDIYSTSDPNALLFVATDRISAYDVILKNGVPGKGIILSQLALFWFKRLDGIIPNHLITDNVDQMPSEVVQYKNILQGRTMLVRKAKVVPLEAIVRGYITGSAWSEYKKSGTVHGIRVPEGLAESQKLPEPLFTPSTKAEQGQHDENIHPDRAAEIVGKELCEKIASISVRIYKEAAEYAASRGVILADTKLEFGLVDVPGGEPELILIDEVLTPDSSRYWPASEYKLGKWKLAYRAGTTLNQRTFIGQSQPSFDKQYLRDWLTAEGFKKGLENGKDGQGWIMTDAVVEVKSLMAVFQQ, encoded by the exons ATGGCTATTACCGCAACAAAAGATCTGCTTCCTGAGCTCACGCTTGTTTCTCAGGGCAAAGTTCGAGATATTTATTCTACTTCTGATCCGAATGCCCTGCTTTTCGTTGCTACAGACCGGATCAGTGCATATGATGTGATCTTGAAAAAC GGCGTTCCAGGAAAAGGCATCATCCTCAGTCAGCTTGCACTCTTCTGGTTCAAGAGACTCGATGGAATCATTCCGAATCACTTGATAACGGACAATGTTGACCAGATGCCCTCAGAAGTTGTTCAGTACAAGAATATCCTCCAGGGTCGAACAATGCTAGTCAGAAAGGCCAAGGTAGTGCCGCTTGAAGCTATCGTGCGCGGATATATTACTG GCTCTGCATGGTCCGAATACAAAAAATCGGGAACTGTACATGGGATTCGAGTTCCCGAAGGGTTGGCTGAATCTCAAAAGTTGCCTGAGCCATTGTTTACACCCTCGACTAAGGCTGAGCAAGGTCAACACGACGAAAATATCCATCCTGATCGAG CTGCCGAGATTGTGGGCAAGGAACTCTGCGAAAAAATCGCTTCGATCTCAGTGAGGATATACAAGGAAGCTGCTGAATATGCGGCAAGTCGTGGAGTGATCCTGGCAGATACAAAGCTCGAGTTTGGACTGGTTGATGTACCAGGAGGAGAACCGGAATTAATCTTGATCGACGAAGTTTTAACTCCCGATTCTTCTCGGTACTGGCCGGCATCTGAATACAAGCTAGGCAAGTGGAAGCTCGCATATCGGGCAGGAACTACGCTGAATCAACGAACGTTTATAGGACAATCGCAGCCGAGCTTTGATAAGCAGTACTTGAGAGATTGGCTCACCGCGGAAGGGTTCAAGAAAGGCTTGGAGAATGGCAAAGATGGCCAGGGTTGGATAATGACGGATGCGGTGGTTGAAG TGAAGTCTCTGATGGCAGTGTTCCAACAATGA